One stretch of Microbacterium terrae DNA includes these proteins:
- a CDS encoding tryptophan synthase subunit alpha, whose protein sequence is MTSADQSPRRASLELLRAEATDELSVLIAERLRAGEDPWDFMEDLPSVDELVVFMLRAENISADGGSRPSAARNYRVLRQIALDYPPLTKAVWRLLGASNTHRRWDATVRIDAS, encoded by the coding sequence GTGACGTCAGCCGATCAGAGCCCCCGCCGAGCCAGCCTGGAGCTGCTGCGAGCCGAGGCGACCGATGAGCTGTCGGTGCTGATCGCCGAACGCCTGCGGGCCGGCGAAGACCCGTGGGACTTCATGGAGGACCTCCCCTCGGTCGATGAGCTCGTGGTCTTCATGCTCCGCGCTGAGAACATCTCGGCAGACGGCGGGTCGCGCCCGTCCGCCGCGCGCAACTATCGGGTGCTCCGCCAGATCGCGCTCGACTATCCCCCGCTCACGAAGGCGGTGTGGCGGCTGCTCGGTGCCTCGAACACGCATCGACGGTGGGACGCGACTGTGCGCATCGACGCATCCTGA
- the rsmG gene encoding 16S rRNA (guanine(527)-N(7))-methyltransferase RsmG: MIEIEQEPAAAAEIFSDRIDVARRFTEALGRHGEERGLIGPLEPPRLWSRHILNSAIIAPLFSGRVADIGSGAGLPGLVLAIARPDVEWVLIEPMERRVAWLTEQAGELGLDNVEVVRARGEEWRGGAVFDAVTARAVSALRTLLPLTAPLVRDGGEVILLKGTSAENEIGAAEKALRKFKVTNARVEIVGEGVLDEPSRVIRGTVR, translated from the coding sequence ATGATCGAGATCGAGCAGGAACCAGCCGCCGCGGCGGAGATCTTCAGCGACCGGATCGACGTCGCGCGTCGCTTCACCGAGGCGCTGGGTCGACACGGTGAAGAGCGAGGCTTGATCGGCCCGCTCGAGCCCCCGCGTCTGTGGTCGCGGCACATCCTGAACAGTGCGATCATCGCGCCCCTGTTCTCGGGTCGCGTCGCCGACATCGGTTCCGGCGCCGGGCTGCCCGGTCTCGTGCTCGCGATCGCGCGTCCCGATGTGGAGTGGGTGCTCATCGAGCCGATGGAGCGTCGTGTCGCCTGGCTCACCGAGCAGGCCGGCGAGCTCGGGCTCGATAACGTCGAGGTCGTGCGTGCGCGGGGCGAGGAGTGGAGGGGCGGTGCCGTCTTCGATGCCGTCACCGCTCGTGCCGTCAGCGCGCTGCGGACGCTTCTTCCCCTGACCGCTCCCCTGGTGCGTGATGGCGGCGAAGTGATCCTGCTGAAGGGCACCAGCGCTGAGAACGAGATCGGCGCGGCTGAGAAGGCGCTCCGCAAGTTCAAGGTCACGAATGCGCGTGTCGAGATCGTGGGCGAGGGCGTCCTCGACGAGCCCTCGCGCGTGATCCGCGGCACCGTGCGGTGA
- the trxB gene encoding thioredoxin-disulfide reductase — protein sequence MRQVIIIGSGPAGYTAAIYAARANLEPLVVASSVEAGGELMNTTDVENFPGFPEGIQGPDLMTKMQEQAERFGAEVLYDDVVSLDLDGPVKKVTLGSGAVHEAASLVFATGSAPRKIGIEGEQRLSGRGVSYCATCDGFFFREKAIAVVGGGDSAMEEATFLTKFASKVYVIHRRDELRASKIMQDRAMANEKIEFVWNAAVVDVLGEDAVTGVVLEDTVDGSRRELALEGVFVAIGNDPRVHLVHDKLDLTGEGTVWVDGRTSRTSVPGVFAAGDVIDPTYRQAVTAAGSGTVAALDVEHYLAALGEAGAPAVDADQIEGLPEADAA from the coding sequence GTGCGTCAGGTCATCATCATCGGATCAGGTCCGGCGGGCTACACCGCCGCGATCTACGCGGCTCGCGCGAACCTCGAGCCGCTCGTGGTCGCGTCGTCGGTCGAGGCCGGCGGTGAGCTGATGAACACCACCGATGTCGAGAACTTCCCCGGATTCCCCGAAGGCATCCAGGGCCCCGACCTCATGACGAAGATGCAGGAGCAGGCCGAACGCTTCGGCGCCGAGGTGCTCTACGACGACGTCGTGTCGCTCGACCTCGACGGCCCGGTCAAGAAGGTCACGCTGGGTTCGGGCGCCGTGCACGAGGCCGCATCTCTGGTCTTCGCGACCGGCTCCGCACCGCGCAAGATCGGCATCGAGGGCGAGCAGCGCCTGTCGGGCCGTGGTGTGTCGTACTGCGCCACCTGCGACGGCTTCTTCTTCCGCGAGAAGGCGATCGCCGTCGTCGGCGGTGGCGACTCGGCGATGGAGGAGGCCACCTTCCTCACGAAGTTCGCATCGAAGGTCTACGTGATCCACCGCCGCGACGAGCTGCGCGCGTCGAAGATCATGCAGGACCGCGCGATGGCCAACGAGAAGATCGAGTTCGTGTGGAACGCGGCTGTCGTCGACGTGCTGGGCGAGGATGCCGTCACCGGCGTCGTGCTCGAAGACACCGTCGACGGCTCGCGCCGCGAGCTCGCGCTCGAGGGCGTGTTCGTCGCCATCGGCAACGACCCGCGTGTGCACCTGGTGCACGACAAGCTCGACCTCACCGGTGAGGGCACCGTGTGGGTCGACGGCCGCACCTCGCGCACCTCGGTGCCGGGCGTCTTCGCCGCGGGCGACGTGATCGACCCCACCTACCGCCAGGCGGTCACCGCCGCGGGCAGCGGAACCGTCGCCGCCCTCGACGTCGAGCACTACCTCGCGGCACTGGGGGAGGCCGGCGCTCCTGCCGTGGACGCCGACCAGATCGAGGGTCTTCCCGAGGCTGACGCAGCCTGA
- a CDS encoding GNAT family N-acetyltransferase produces the protein MTQDGIRLTRARRDDTALLEQMLRGADLTTSGLDASSVRLWIAWIGDEPVGTTGYEVADGGRDALIRSVCVVDGRRGSGLGLWLAQQAMDSAALEGAEHAWLFSRRSGPFWQRLGFSPAATDDLARALSDTHQVRLFRATGQLEREVAWSRPLSG, from the coding sequence GTGACGCAGGACGGTATCCGTCTGACCCGCGCGCGGCGCGACGACACCGCACTGCTCGAGCAGATGCTGCGTGGTGCCGACCTCACCACGAGTGGACTCGATGCTTCTTCCGTGCGCTTGTGGATCGCGTGGATCGGTGACGAGCCGGTCGGGACGACGGGTTACGAGGTCGCGGACGGCGGCAGGGATGCCCTGATCCGCAGTGTCTGCGTCGTCGACGGCCGGCGCGGATCAGGGCTGGGCCTCTGGTTGGCGCAGCAGGCGATGGACAGCGCGGCGCTCGAAGGCGCGGAGCACGCGTGGTTGTTCAGCCGCCGCTCCGGGCCGTTCTGGCAGCGGCTCGGCTTCTCGCCGGCAGCGACGGATGATCTTGCCCGAGCGCTGAGCGACACCCATCAGGTGCGGCTGTTCCGGGCGACCGGACAGCTCGAACGTGAAGTCGCATGGAGTCGTCCACTTTCGGGGTGA
- the trxA gene encoding thioredoxin — MTAKVTSSATFEQDVLNADGPVLVDFWAEWCGPCRMVAPVLDQIQSEHPDKITIVKLNVDENPDLAMKYQITSIPAMKVFNKGQVETTIIGAKPKFALEKDLAAYIG, encoded by the coding sequence ATGACTGCGAAGGTGACGAGCTCGGCGACGTTCGAGCAGGACGTGCTGAATGCCGACGGCCCTGTGCTGGTCGACTTCTGGGCGGAGTGGTGCGGCCCGTGTCGCATGGTCGCTCCCGTTCTCGACCAGATCCAGTCGGAGCACCCCGACAAGATCACGATCGTGAAGCTCAACGTCGACGAGAACCCCGATCTCGCGATGAAGTACCAGATCACGTCGATCCCGGCGATGAAGGTCTTCAACAAGGGTCAGGTCGAGACGACGATCATCGGCGCCAAGCCGAAGTTCGCACTCGAGAAGGACCTCGCCGCCTACATCGGCTGA
- a CDS encoding DUF6049 family protein: protein MTEIPRVSTRRTGPLRVLVAAAGALALLGAGAASPAFAEATPTPTPTPTAATGVVDFTLAPVAGGVVGAGEAVALSLVVENGTAFTVPSTTATVSIGGNPLRNRTALTAWLDGTSSPSVTPVAETTLDAVAPESQQTTGVTIPADDPVVERLKPGVYPVIASYESAGETVSSSSALVVPDPTVDDAPLAVIVPITVAARTEALLTADELSELTGPGGSLTAQLDGVSSTDVILAVDPAIIASIRALGSSAPASAVAWLEALEALPNTRFALQYGDADVAVQLEAGLAKPTRPTSFERFLDAADFAVDDTPSEPTPTPTPSSTPTPTPTPTPTPTATVDPDAPVLPTAGDLLALPDARAAVYWPAAGTATADVVETLGSITVDEQQSLTVLASQSTTQGTDGATVTAHRTAGDADLLVYDASISDALHAASLEDTAARGAALTAATAHLAFAIADADGAPVAVTLERDTDRSSVGLRSTITAATSLPGVAPVTLDEVIAAPAAAVEVSGPAEDDSRVAAASALFDDESDLGRFATVLDTPALLTGPERLEILQLLGVAWIGDETWGDTVRAHRDATAETVDSVGLQPTPAIDLYGSSAGLRFWVRNDLPYPVNLVLYTTPDDLRLDVQRATDVVATAESNTRVEVPVQARLGSGDVTLALQLRSPASVAIGDPLSVDVSVRAEWEAAGVALLSVVVGSLLVLGVVRTVLRARRRRKGDPDAASDASADSARDASDDEVDRAPADDTDEVGR from the coding sequence ATGACCGAGATCCCCCGCGTTTCCACGCGCCGCACGGGCCCCCTGCGCGTGCTCGTCGCCGCCGCCGGCGCCCTGGCGCTGCTCGGTGCGGGTGCGGCATCCCCCGCGTTCGCCGAGGCGACTCCGACGCCGACGCCCACTCCCACCGCTGCCACCGGCGTGGTCGACTTCACCCTCGCTCCGGTCGCCGGCGGCGTGGTGGGCGCGGGCGAGGCGGTCGCCCTGTCGCTCGTCGTCGAGAACGGCACCGCGTTCACGGTGCCGTCGACGACGGCCACGGTGTCGATCGGCGGCAATCCCCTGCGCAACCGCACCGCGCTCACCGCCTGGCTCGACGGCACATCGAGCCCCTCCGTCACACCGGTAGCCGAGACGACGCTCGACGCCGTCGCCCCCGAGTCGCAGCAGACGACCGGTGTCACGATTCCCGCCGACGATCCCGTGGTCGAGCGGCTGAAGCCCGGCGTCTACCCCGTCATCGCCTCGTACGAGAGCGCCGGCGAGACGGTGTCGTCGTCGAGCGCGCTGGTCGTGCCCGACCCCACGGTCGACGATGCTCCCCTCGCTGTGATCGTGCCCATCACCGTCGCCGCCCGCACCGAGGCGCTGCTCACCGCAGACGAGCTCTCCGAGCTGACCGGCCCGGGCGGGTCGCTCACCGCCCAGCTCGACGGCGTCAGCTCGACCGACGTCATCCTCGCCGTCGATCCCGCGATCATCGCCTCGATCCGGGCCCTCGGCTCGTCGGCGCCCGCATCGGCCGTCGCCTGGCTCGAGGCCCTCGAAGCGCTGCCGAACACGCGCTTCGCGCTGCAGTACGGCGATGCGGATGTCGCGGTGCAGCTCGAAGCCGGCCTCGCGAAGCCCACCCGGCCCACCTCGTTCGAGCGGTTCCTCGACGCCGCCGACTTCGCCGTCGACGACACACCGTCCGAGCCGACGCCCACGCCGACGCCGAGCTCGACTCCCACACCGACGCCCACGCCGACCCCGACGCCGACGGCCACCGTCGATCCCGACGCGCCCGTACTGCCGACCGCCGGTGACCTCCTCGCCCTCCCCGACGCGCGCGCCGCCGTGTACTGGCCCGCGGCCGGCACTGCCACCGCCGACGTCGTCGAAACGCTGGGCTCCATCACGGTCGACGAGCAGCAGTCGCTCACCGTGCTCGCGTCGCAGTCGACCACGCAGGGCACCGACGGCGCGACGGTGACCGCCCACCGCACGGCGGGCGACGCCGATCTGCTCGTCTACGACGCGTCGATCTCGGATGCGCTGCACGCGGCCTCGCTCGAAGACACCGCAGCGCGCGGCGCGGCCCTCACCGCCGCCACCGCACACCTCGCGTTCGCGATCGCCGATGCCGACGGCGCCCCCGTCGCGGTGACGCTCGAACGCGACACCGACCGCTCGAGTGTCGGCCTGCGCTCGACCATCACCGCGGCGACGAGCCTGCCCGGCGTCGCCCCGGTGACGCTCGACGAGGTCATCGCCGCCCCCGCCGCCGCCGTCGAGGTGTCAGGCCCCGCCGAAGACGACAGCCGCGTGGCCGCGGCATCCGCTCTCTTCGACGACGAGAGCGACCTGGGTCGCTTCGCCACCGTGCTCGACACCCCTGCCCTCCTCACCGGCCCGGAGCGGCTCGAGATCCTCCAGCTCCTCGGCGTCGCCTGGATCGGCGACGAGACGTGGGGCGACACCGTGCGCGCGCACCGCGACGCGACCGCCGAGACGGTCGACTCCGTCGGCCTGCAGCCCACCCCCGCCATCGACCTGTACGGATCGAGCGCCGGCCTGCGGTTCTGGGTGCGCAACGACCTGCCCTACCCGGTCAACCTGGTGCTCTACACGACGCCCGACGATCTGCGCCTCGACGTGCAGCGCGCCACCGACGTCGTGGCCACCGCCGAGAGCAACACGCGCGTCGAGGTGCCCGTGCAGGCACGGCTCGGCAGCGGCGATGTCACGCTCGCCCTGCAGCTGCGCAGCCCCGCGAGCGTCGCGATCGGCGACCCGCTGTCGGTCGACGTCAGCGTGCGCGCCGAATGGGAGGCCGCGGGCGTGGCGCTCCTGTCGGTCGTCGTCGGCTCGCTCCTCGTGCTGGGCGTGGTGCGCACGGTGCTGCGCGCCCGGCGCCGTCGGAAGGGCGATCCGGATGCCGCGTCCGACGCATCCGCTGACAGTGCCCGCGACGCATCCGACGACGAGGTCGACCGCGCGCCTGCCGACGACACCGACGAGGTCGGCCGATGA
- a CDS encoding Jag family protein → MTTTPETPTAVHERAEREPATVEQLEQEGDIAADFIEGLLDIADIDGDLDLDVRAGRAYVSVEAPADASVSVLADPDTVQALQELTRIAVQTRTGRFSRLILDVGGSRDTRQSQLAGLVDRAIARLDEGASQASLPAMSSYERKLVHDLVAERGLVSESYGDGATRHTVIRRG, encoded by the coding sequence ATGACCACCACGCCCGAAACACCCACCGCCGTGCACGAGCGCGCCGAGCGCGAGCCCGCGACCGTGGAGCAGCTCGAGCAGGAAGGCGACATCGCCGCCGACTTCATCGAGGGTCTGCTCGACATCGCCGACATCGATGGCGACCTCGACCTCGACGTGCGCGCCGGGCGCGCCTATGTCTCGGTGGAGGCGCCGGCGGATGCGTCGGTGTCGGTGCTCGCCGACCCCGACACGGTCCAGGCGCTGCAGGAGCTGACCCGCATCGCGGTGCAGACGCGCACCGGCCGCTTCTCTCGACTGATCCTGGATGTCGGCGGATCGCGCGACACCCGACAGAGCCAGCTCGCCGGTCTCGTGGATCGCGCGATCGCGCGTCTCGACGAGGGGGCGTCGCAGGCGTCGCTGCCGGCGATGTCGAGCTACGAGCGCAAGCTGGTGCACGACTTGGTCGCTGAGCGCGGCCTGGTCTCGGAGTCGTACGGCGACGGTGCCACTCGGCACACCGTCATCCGCCGCGGCTGA
- the murJ gene encoding murein biosynthesis integral membrane protein MurJ: MSGIGRSSVMIGTGTIVSRLTGFLRSAVLVTAIGSIGQASDAFGVANQLPNNIYAIVSTGLVAAVIVPQIVRASADPDGGQSFISKLFTLGTAALVAITVIATACAPWLVQLYARDFTPDQLALATAFAYWCLPQIVFYGVYALLGEILNARRVYGPYTWAPIANNIVSIAGFIVFIVMFGGARDALDGWTPAMVAVLAGTATAGIIVQCAVLLVFWRRAGLHLRPDFRWRGIGLRHIGRLAGWTFLMVLIGQLAGIVQSNVMAGASGSGPANFASQNAWLLFMLPYSIIVVSIGTPYFTQLSTHAKAGRHDEVRADVVSSIRTLGLFIVVAAVALGVAAVPASRILTNSVDDAVAASWVLLCFLVSLVPLAVLFVIQRTFYAYDDTRTPFMFTLVQASIVVATALIAGATVPLEFLAAGVALGQSFASIVQVVIATILLDRRLGGIGVATWMLALGRFFLASIPAGLAGWGVFLLCGGVDGWMVADKWWGAIGAAVIGTVVLVVYAGVLLLVRAPEIKPAVDIAKRFLPGR; this comes from the coding sequence ATGAGCGGCATCGGGCGCTCCAGCGTCATGATCGGCACCGGCACGATCGTGTCGCGCCTGACCGGATTTCTCCGAAGCGCCGTGCTCGTGACGGCGATCGGGTCGATCGGCCAGGCCAGCGACGCCTTCGGCGTCGCGAATCAGCTGCCGAACAACATCTACGCGATCGTGTCGACCGGGCTCGTCGCCGCGGTGATCGTGCCTCAGATCGTGCGCGCGAGCGCCGATCCCGACGGCGGCCAGTCGTTCATCTCGAAGCTGTTCACCCTCGGCACCGCGGCACTCGTCGCGATCACCGTCATCGCAACGGCGTGCGCCCCCTGGCTCGTCCAGCTGTACGCCCGCGACTTCACGCCCGACCAGCTCGCCCTCGCGACGGCGTTCGCCTACTGGTGTCTGCCGCAGATCGTGTTCTACGGCGTCTACGCACTCCTCGGCGAGATCCTCAACGCGCGCCGGGTGTACGGCCCGTACACGTGGGCCCCGATCGCCAACAACATCGTCTCGATCGCCGGCTTCATCGTCTTCATCGTGATGTTCGGCGGCGCTCGGGACGCGCTCGACGGCTGGACGCCGGCGATGGTCGCCGTGCTCGCCGGCACGGCCACCGCCGGGATCATCGTGCAGTGCGCGGTGCTGCTCGTCTTCTGGCGGCGCGCAGGGCTGCACCTGCGACCCGACTTCCGCTGGCGGGGCATCGGCCTGCGCCACATCGGTCGCCTTGCGGGGTGGACGTTCCTGATGGTGCTCATCGGGCAGCTCGCCGGCATCGTGCAGTCCAACGTGATGGCGGGCGCGTCGGGTTCGGGCCCCGCCAACTTCGCCTCGCAGAACGCCTGGCTGCTGTTCATGCTCCCGTACTCGATCATCGTCGTCTCGATCGGCACCCCGTACTTCACCCAGCTGAGCACGCACGCGAAGGCCGGTCGCCACGACGAGGTGCGCGCCGACGTCGTCAGCAGCATCCGCACCCTCGGCCTCTTCATCGTCGTGGCCGCGGTCGCGCTCGGCGTCGCCGCGGTGCCGGCGTCTCGCATCCTCACCAACAGCGTCGACGACGCCGTCGCCGCCTCGTGGGTGCTCCTCTGCTTCCTCGTCAGCCTCGTTCCACTCGCCGTGCTGTTCGTCATCCAGCGCACCTTCTACGCGTACGACGACACCCGCACCCCGTTCATGTTCACCCTCGTGCAGGCGAGCATCGTCGTGGCAACAGCCCTGATCGCCGGAGCGACCGTGCCGCTCGAGTTCCTCGCCGCAGGCGTGGCGCTCGGTCAGTCGTTCGCGAGCATCGTGCAGGTCGTCATCGCGACGATCCTGCTCGATCGGCGGCTGGGCGGCATCGGGGTGGCGACGTGGATGCTCGCGCTCGGGCGCTTCTTCCTCGCGTCGATCCCCGCCGGGCTCGCGGGGTGGGGCGTCTTCCTGCTGTGCGGCGGCGTGGACGGCTGGATGGTCGCCGACAAGTGGTGGGGCGCGATCGGCGCGGCTGTGATCGGCACGGTCGTCCTCGTCGTCTACGCGGGCGTGCTGCTGCTGGTCCGTGCACCGGAGATCAAGCCCGCGGTCGACATCGCGAAGCGGTTCCTGCCCGGTCGCTGA
- a CDS encoding VOC family protein encodes MPGLHHVEIWVADLPSARTEWGWLLGELGYTRTSAWNEGESWSAGGAYLTLTTSPNIAGEAHDRRLPGLNHLAFDGGARSDVDRILAAGPEHGWSQLYSDRYPHAGGPDHYAGWLENTAGFKVEVVATGI; translated from the coding sequence ATGCCAGGACTTCATCACGTCGAGATCTGGGTCGCCGACCTTCCATCCGCGCGCACGGAGTGGGGGTGGCTGTTGGGTGAGCTCGGGTACACCCGCACCTCAGCGTGGAACGAAGGGGAGTCGTGGAGCGCCGGTGGCGCGTACCTCACACTGACCACCTCACCGAACATCGCCGGCGAAGCGCATGATCGCCGACTCCCCGGACTCAACCACCTCGCGTTCGACGGGGGAGCGCGCAGCGACGTCGACCGCATCCTCGCCGCCGGTCCTGAGCACGGATGGAGCCAGCTCTACTCAGATCGCTACCCGCACGCCGGCGGGCCCGATCACTACGCCGGGTGGCTCGAGAACACCGCCGGTTTCAAGGTCGAGGTCGTCGCCACAGGCATCTGA
- a CDS encoding ParA family protein, whose protein sequence is MFHVEQAGETEVNSAFSFDDTPLARELADLSARRRALETTDVSLSGRTRVLTVSNQKGGVGKTTTTVNIAAALASVGARVLVIDLDPQGNASTALGVPHTADIPSVYDVLIDEFPLADIVQVSPESPNLLCAPSTIHLAGAEIELVSQVAREHRLKTALDDYLANLDERLDFVLIDCPPSLGLLTINAFTAAHELLIPIQCEYYALEGLSQLLGTVRMIQKHLNPALHLSTILLTMYDARTRLAQQVAEEVREHFAREVLETVIPRSVRVSEAPSFGQTVIAYDGQSAGAIAYREAAVEMIRRDTASGEEGGA, encoded by the coding sequence GTGTTTCACGTGGAACAAGCCGGCGAGACGGAAGTGAACTCCGCTTTCTCGTTCGACGACACACCCCTCGCGCGTGAACTTGCCGATCTGTCGGCTCGCCGCCGGGCCCTCGAGACAACCGATGTGAGCCTCTCAGGTCGCACCCGCGTCTTGACGGTGTCGAATCAGAAGGGTGGCGTCGGCAAGACGACGACCACCGTGAACATCGCTGCGGCGCTCGCATCGGTCGGCGCCCGCGTGCTGGTGATCGATCTCGATCCGCAGGGCAACGCATCGACGGCCCTCGGAGTTCCGCACACCGCCGACATCCCGAGCGTGTACGACGTGCTCATCGACGAGTTCCCCCTCGCCGACATCGTTCAGGTGAGCCCCGAGTCGCCGAACCTGCTGTGCGCTCCGAGCACCATCCACCTCGCCGGCGCCGAGATCGAACTGGTCTCGCAGGTCGCCCGCGAGCACCGTCTCAAGACCGCACTCGACGACTACCTGGCCAACCTCGACGAGCGCCTCGACTTCGTGCTCATCGACTGCCCCCCGTCGCTCGGTCTGCTCACCATCAATGCGTTCACCGCCGCCCACGAGCTGCTCATCCCCATCCAGTGCGAGTACTACGCGCTCGAGGGTCTCAGCCAGCTGCTCGGCACGGTGCGCATGATCCAGAAGCACCTGAACCCGGCGCTCCACCTCTCGACGATCCTGCTCACGATGTACGACGCCCGCACGCGCCTCGCGCAGCAGGTGGCGGAAGAGGTGCGCGAGCACTTCGCGCGTGAGGTTCTCGAGACGGTCATCCCCCGCTCGGTGCGGGTGTCGGAGGCGCCGAGCTTCGGGCAGACGGTGATCGCCTACGATGGGCAGTCGGCCGGTGCGATCGCGTATCGCGAGGCGGCAGTGGAGATGATCCGGCGCGACACCGCGTCGGGCGAAGAAGGAGGCGCCTGA
- a CDS encoding ParB/RepB/Spo0J family partition protein, giving the protein MAAKRTGLGRGIGALIPVSDAVEERPADVFFPKPVAVVDESEADLIAVPGARLAHIDPHSIVPNPRQPRTHFDPEDLAELVHSVREFGVLQPVVVRAQGDGTFELIMGERRTRAAREAGLTSIPAVVRDTSDEHLLRDALLENLHRSQLNPLEEASAYEQLLDDFGITQEELASRIGRSRPQISNTIRLLKLPVPVQQRVAAGVLSAGHARAILSLDDAVAMQKLADKIVNEDLSVRAAEAIAKDSDASRTRATKPQAGARRAHLDEVAGRLGDRLNTRVRISLTAKKGQVSIDFASIQDLNRILAEIGETEYGAL; this is encoded by the coding sequence ATGGCGGCGAAGCGCACAGGACTGGGACGCGGAATCGGGGCACTCATCCCGGTGAGCGACGCAGTGGAAGAGCGTCCCGCTGACGTCTTCTTCCCCAAGCCCGTGGCGGTGGTCGACGAGAGCGAAGCCGACCTGATCGCCGTTCCCGGCGCCCGGCTCGCCCACATCGACCCGCACTCGATCGTTCCGAACCCACGCCAGCCGCGCACGCACTTCGACCCCGAAGACCTCGCCGAGCTGGTGCACAGCGTCCGCGAGTTCGGCGTTCTGCAGCCGGTCGTCGTGCGCGCCCAGGGCGACGGCACGTTCGAGCTGATCATGGGCGAGCGCCGCACGCGCGCCGCACGCGAGGCCGGCCTCACCTCGATCCCCGCTGTCGTTCGCGACACGTCGGATGAGCACCTCCTCCGCGACGCTCTTCTCGAGAACCTGCACCGCTCGCAGCTCAATCCCCTCGAAGAGGCTTCGGCGTACGAGCAGCTGCTCGACGACTTCGGCATCACCCAGGAAGAGCTCGCGTCGCGCATCGGCCGCTCCCGCCCGCAGATCAGCAACACGATCCGCCTGCTGAAGCTCCCGGTCCCCGTGCAGCAGCGGGTCGCCGCCGGTGTGCTCTCCGCCGGGCACGCGCGCGCGATCCTCTCGCTCGACGACGCCGTGGCGATGCAGAAGCTCGCCGACAAGATCGTGAACGAAGACCTCTCGGTGCGCGCCGCCGAGGCGATCGCGAAGGACTCGGATGCGTCGCGCACGCGCGCGACCAAGCCGCAGGCGGGCGCTCGTCGGGCTCACCTCGACGAAGTCGCCGGCCGCCTCGGAGACCGCCTCAACACCCGTGTGCGCATCAGCCTGACTGCCAAGAAAGGCCAGGTCAGCATAGATTTCGCGAGCATCCAGGATCTGAACCGCATCCTGGCGGAGATCGGCGAAACCGAGTACGGCGCTCTCTGA
- the yidC gene encoding membrane protein insertase YidC translates to MDLIGIILWPLKWAVEAVLVFWHWLFTAMGLPAADGITWVLSIVGLVIVVRSAMIPLFVRQIKSQRKMMEIAPELRKVQEKYKGKRDQLSREAMSRETMALYKKHGTTPVSSCLPLLVQMPVFFALFSVLNDVTKHAAAGIGGVGLLNAELTQEFYNAKLFGVASLHETLIDAFETGNTAAIIILLTLVVLMIASQFFTQLQIISKNLSPEAKTGQAYQMQKIMLYVLPFAFVFSGVFFPLGVVIYWFVSNLWTMGQQFLVIREMPTPGSDAAKAREERLARKGKAIDSSGKVVPMEKYQAEQQRLFEEAERARAAAPKRQQPVNKQRAKKQAQKQQGKPAASADGSAGTAS, encoded by the coding sequence ATGGATCTCATCGGCATCATCCTCTGGCCGCTCAAATGGGCGGTCGAAGCCGTACTCGTCTTCTGGCACTGGCTCTTCACCGCCATGGGCCTGCCCGCCGCCGACGGCATCACCTGGGTGCTCTCGATCGTCGGCCTCGTGATCGTCGTGCGCTCCGCGATGATCCCGCTCTTCGTTCGGCAGATCAAGAGCCAGCGAAAGATGATGGAAATCGCCCCTGAACTGCGAAAAGTTCAGGAGAAGTACAAGGGCAAGCGCGATCAGCTCTCGCGTGAGGCGATGAGCCGCGAGACCATGGCGCTGTACAAGAAGCACGGCACCACACCGGTCTCGAGCTGCCTGCCGCTCCTGGTGCAGATGCCCGTCTTCTTCGCCCTGTTCAGCGTGCTCAACGACGTCACCAAGCACGCGGCTGCCGGCATCGGCGGTGTGGGCCTGCTCAACGCCGAGCTCACGCAGGAGTTCTACAACGCGAAGCTGTTCGGCGTCGCGTCGCTGCACGAGACGCTCATCGACGCGTTCGAGACCGGCAACACCGCGGCGATCATCATCCTGCTCACGCTCGTCGTGCTCATGATCGCGTCGCAGTTCTTCACCCAGCTGCAGATCATCTCGAAGAACCTGTCGCCCGAGGCCAAGACCGGCCAGGCGTACCAGATGCAGAAGATCATGCTCTACGTCCTGCCGTTCGCCTTCGTGTTCTCGGGTGTCTTCTTCCCGCTCGGCGTCGTCATCTACTGGTTCGTCTCGAACCTGTGGACCATGGGCCAGCAGTTCCTCGTGATCCGCGAGATGCCGACACCCGGGTCGGATGCGGCCAAGGCGCGCGAGGAGCGCCTCGCTCGCAAGGGCAAGGCGATCGATTCCTCCGGCAAGGTCGTTCCGATGGAGAAGTACCAGGCGGAGCAGCAGCGACTGTTCGAGGAGGCCGAGCGCGCCCGCGCCGCCGCACCCAAGCGTCAGCAGCCCGTGAACAAGCAGCGCGCGAAGAAGCAGGCGCAGAAGCAGCAGGGCAAGCCCGCTGCTTCGGCCGACGGCTCCGCCGGAACCGCTTCCTGA